From one Triticum aestivum cultivar Chinese Spring chromosome 4B, IWGSC CS RefSeq v2.1, whole genome shotgun sequence genomic stretch:
- the LOC123089259 gene encoding protein LURP-one-related 6 — MGAHTLLTPVVSKIFCSSLQAVLLVRRRPPAVTGGGLVVTDREQRVVFSVDGCGIIGASGQLVVRDGDGTAILFIHKKGGVVQALSVHNRWKGYLMDYGEPSKLVFSLQEPKTVLSCAAGDVRVTVEPKGRKRHWDYEVTGSFAHRACAVRSRTGHVVAQIGVKGMMAGRDFYHVVVQPGYDQAFVIGVIAILDNMNGESTRC, encoded by the exons ATGGGTGCGCACACGCTTCTCACTCCGGTTGTCAGCAAGATCTTCTGCAGCTCCCTGCAGGCCGTGCTCCTGGTCCGTCGCCGTCCCCCCGCCGTGACCGGAGGCGGCTTGGTCGTCACCGACCGCGAGCAGAGGGTCGTCTTCAGCGTCGACGGCTGCGGCATCATTGGCGCCAGCGGGCAGCTCGTCGTCAGGGACGGCGACGGCACGGCCATCCTCTTCATCCACAAGAAG GGAGGAGTCGTCCAAGCGCTGAGCGTTCACAACCGGTGGAAAGGGTATCTCATGGACTACGGCGAGCCCAGCAAGCTGGTGTTCAGCTTACAGGAACCGAAGACGGTGCTCAGCTGCGCGGCGGGCGACGTCCGGGTCACCGTCGAACCCAAGGGGAGGAAGCGGCACTGGGACTACGAGGTCACGGGATCCTTCGCCCACAGGGCTTGCGCCGTCAGGAGCCGCACAGGCCACGTCGTAGCACAG ATTGGAGTGAAGGGGATGATGGCTGGCAGGGACTTCTACCATGTGGTGGTGCAGCCGGGCTATGACCAGGCCTTTGTGATTGGCGTAATTGCCATCCTCGACAACATGAATGGGGAATCCACAAGGTGTTAA
- the LOC123093382 gene encoding uncharacterized protein, which produces MLPDLNCSPPSGEEEADVNMVQEEEVADVQEETLNVQEEATGVQQIRRQRKSLTDEQRYAAYMAMLTLNMSRGGKFKRTDKKDVARIFQADIQVIQRIWRTAERQKELGKEVDVSNQKKRRCGRKGKDNVLSQIPTVPLNRRSTLRSLARALGVSHTTLYQKLKLHKIRRHSNRLKPSLKEKNKRERIKFCMSMLDETTLAATRPKFISMHNIVHIDEKWFYMTKMNRNYYLLPHEDDPVRTIRNKNCIGKVIFLTAVARPRYDAEGKECYRL; this is translated from the exons ATGCTCCCAGACCTGAACTGCTCACCACCCTCAGGAGAAGAAGAAGCTGATGTGAATATggtccaagaagaagaagtagcagaTGTCCAAGAAGAAACATTAAATGTCCAAGAAGAAGCAACAG GTGTTCAGCAAATACGAAGGCAAAGAAAGTCACTAACAGATGAGCAGAGATATGCTGCTTACATGGCAATGCTTACGCTGAATATGAGTAGGGGTGGCAAGTTCAAAAGAACTGACAAGAAGGATGTTGCTCGAATTTTTCAAGCTGATATTCAAGTTATTCAGAGAATCTGGAGGACAGCAGAGCGACAAAAAGAGCTTGGTAAGGAGGTGGATGTGTccaaccaaaagaaaagaagatgtgGAAGGAAAGGAAAGGATAATGTCCTATCTCAAATCCCCACAGTTCCATTGAATAGAAGGTCGACTCTCAGGTCACTTGCTCGCGCATTGGGTGTCAGTCATACTACACTCTACCAGAAACTCAAGCTTCACAAGATTAGGAGGCACTCCAATCGTTTGAAGCCAAGCttgaaagaaaagaataaaagagaaagaatcaAGTTTTGTATGTCGATGCTTGATGAGACAACTTTAGCAGCTACAAGACCTAAATTCATCAGTATGCACAACATTGTGCATATTGACGAAAAGTGGTTCTATATGACAAAAATGAACAGAAACTACTACCTCCTCCCTCATGAAGATGACCCGGTCAGAACCATTCGGAACAAGAACTGTATTGGCAAAGTAATATTCCTGACCGCTGTTGCTCGACCCAGATATGATGCTGAAG GCAAGGAATGCTACCGCCTATGA